The Mesorhizobium sp. AR10 genome includes the window CCATCGCCGATGTCTGCCTGAAGGGACCGGGCCACTATCTCGGCAACGAGCAGACGCTGCGGCTGATGCAGACCGAATATTTCTATCCGGCCGTTGGCGACCGCTTTTCGCCGAAGGAATGGAACGAGAAAGGCAGGCCCGATATCCTGCAGCGCGCGATCATCGAGAAGAAACGCATTCTCGCCGAGCGCTTTCCGCGCCATGTGCCGAAGCCGATCGACGACAAATTGCGCGCCCGCTTCGGCGAGATGATCAAGCTGCCACGCAGCAGCATGGGCGGCTAGGCCTCCGGTCGATCATTCAGCACTCAGCCCGTAGCGCTCGACCACCTCGGCGCTGATCAGGCTGGCATGCAGCGCCATCAGCACGATTTGCGCATCGAAGCTGTCGCCGGCTACGAGTGCTGCCTCGATCCGGCGCTCCGCGTCCAGCCTGTGCTCACGGCCATTGGCGCGTTCGAACGCTTCCGGCCCGGCGATACAATAGCCGAACAGCTGTGCCACGGACGGATAGGCCTGTGGCGGCGGCTCGTCGGGCCAGTGATCCTTCATCAGATTGACAATGGTGAGTTTTACGCCCTCCGGCACAAGGGCGGGATGAAGGTCAGCGCCGCGCAATGCGGCGTCGAGCTGCCTAAGGTCGCCTGAGCGGCCGAACATTCCGAGGAAGCCTAGAGAAGAGCGCCGTTTCGCCATGATGGTCTCATCCCCTTATGTAGGCCCAGAGGTCATGCATATCTGTAGGTGCCGCCCTGACGAAACAAGGGCGCGCCACCATGACAAAAGGCGGCCTGCTTTCCAGCGGGCCGCCTTTTGATTCCGCCGAGCCAGATGCGCCGCTCAGTGATTGTCCCTCGGCACGCCGCTGGTGTGCGCCACATCCTGGTATTTCACCGCCGGCTTCAACACCATTCCGGCCGAAAACTGGTCGACCATGCCACGCTGGATCTCCTGCCACGGCGTCTGGTGCTTGGGGTAGTGATAGCCGCCATTGTTCTGCAGTTCGGCGCGGCGGCGCGTGATCTCGTCGTCGGTGACGAGGATGTCGGCGGTGCCCTTCCTGAGATCGATGCGAACGCGGTCACCGGTTTTCAACAGCGCCAGCCCGCCGCCGATCGCCGCTTCCGGCGAGGCGTTGAGGATCGAGGGTGAACCCGACGTGCCTGACTGGCGGCCGTCGCCGATGCAGGCCAGCGCGTGGATGCCCTTCTTGATGAGATAGGCCGGCGGCTGCATGTTGACGACTTCGGCCCCGCCGGGATAGCCGATCGGGCCGGCGCCGCGCATGAACAGGATGGTGTGTTCGTCGATGCCTTGCGCCGGATCGTCGATGCGGGCGTGGTAGTCCTCCGGACCGTCGAAGACCATGGCATTGCCCTCGAACGCCTCGGGATCCTTCGGGTTGGACAGATAGCGCTCGCGGAACTCAGGCGAGATGCCGCTGGTCTTCATGATCGCCGAATCGAACAGATTGCCCCTGAGATTGATGAAGCCGGCATTGGTCTTTAGCGGCTTGGCGACGGTGCGGATGACGTCCGGGTTTTCGTTGACGACACCCTCGCTATTCTCACCGATCGACTTGCCGTTGACGGTGCGCGCGCCGGGATGCGGCAACAGCCCGCCCTTGATCAGTTCGGCGACGACGGCCGGCACGCCGCCGGCGTGATGGTAGTCCTCGCCGAGATACTCGCCCGACGGCTGCAGATTGACGATGAGCGGTATCTTGTGGCCGATCGTCTGCCAGTCGTCATTGTCGAGCTTGACGCCGAGATGACGAGCGATGGCGTTGAGATGGATCGGCGCGTTGGTGGAGCCGCCAATGGCCGAATTGACGACGACGGCGTTCTCGAAAGCCTCTCTGGTCATGATGTCGGACGGTTTCAGATCCTCATGCACCATCTCGACGATGCGTTTTCCCGTCTCGTAGGAAATCTGGCCGCGCTCGCGGTAGGGCGCGGGGATGGCGGCGGAGCCGGGCAGCTGCATGCCGAGCGCCTCGGCCAGCGAATTCATGGTGGTGGCGGTGCCCATGGTGTTGCAATAGCCGGTGGACGGCGCCGAGGAAGCGACGATGTCCATGAACTCGTCATAGCCGATCTCGCCGGCCGACAGGCGCTGGCGCGACTCCCATACGATGGTGCCGGAACCGGTGCGCTTGCCCTTGTGCCAGCCGTTCAGCATCGGGCCGACCGACAGCGCGATGGCCGGAATGTTGACGGTGGCGGCGGCCATCAGCAGGGCCGGCGTGGTCTTGTCGCAGCCGATGGTAAGCACGACGCCGTCGAGCGGGTAGCCGTAGAGCACCTCGACCAGGCCGAGATAGGCAAGGTTGCGGTCAAGGGCTGCGGTCGGGCGCTTGCCGGTTTCCTGGATCGGATGGCAGGGGAATTCGAAAGGAATGCCGCCCATCGACACGATGCCTTCGCGCACGCGCTTGGCCAGTTCGATGTGGTGGCGGTTGCAGGGCGAAAGGTCCGAGCCGGTCTGGGCGATGCCGATCAACGGTTTGCCGGACATCAG containing:
- a CDS encoding IlvD/Edd family dehydratase, producing MAGAPTGKKKFRSQEWFDNPDNPGMTALYLERYLNYGLTRAELMSGKPLIGIAQTGSDLSPCNRHHIELAKRVREGIVSMGGIPFEFPCHPIQETGKRPTAALDRNLAYLGLVEVLYGYPLDGVVLTIGCDKTTPALLMAAATVNIPAIALSVGPMLNGWHKGKRTGSGTIVWESRQRLSAGEIGYDEFMDIVASSAPSTGYCNTMGTATTMNSLAEALGMQLPGSAAIPAPYRERGQISYETGKRIVEMVHEDLKPSDIMTREAFENAVVVNSAIGGSTNAPIHLNAIARHLGVKLDNDDWQTIGHKIPLIVNLQPSGEYLGEDYHHAGGVPAVVAELIKGGLLPHPGARTVNGKSIGENSEGVVNENPDVIRTVAKPLKTNAGFINLRGNLFDSAIMKTSGISPEFRERYLSNPKDPEAFEGNAMVFDGPEDYHARIDDPAQGIDEHTILFMRGAGPIGYPGGAEVVNMQPPAYLIKKGIHALACIGDGRQSGTSGSPSILNASPEAAIGGGLALLKTGDRVRIDLRKGTADILVTDDEITRRRAELQNNGGYHYPKHQTPWQEIQRGMVDQFSAGMVLKPAVKYQDVAHTSGVPRDNH